The Deltaproteobacteria bacterium genome has a segment encoding these proteins:
- the rpoH gene encoding RNA polymerase sigma factor RpoH produces the protein MILKLPAITGTLEMYIAEINRIPLISADEEFRLAVNLKKHKDVKDAEKLVISNLRFVVKIAYEYKHYNLKLIDLIQEGNIGLMHAVKKFDPYKGYRLISYAVWWIRAYIQNYIIRSWSIVKIGTTQAQRKLFFKLKRARKELEIMSEKHPELREIADSLNVKEAEVEEMELRLKNRDVSLNAYLSDEEDTTYLDFLTYQGEDQEAELIRKEEMELVQKNISGAMANLNERETFIVKHRVMSDEPLTLQQVGDRYNITRERARQIEKQALKKLQLALPYLEKERLLLN, from the coding sequence ATTATTTTGAAACTGCCAGCGATCACCGGCACCCTTGAAATGTATATTGCTGAAATCAATCGCATCCCCCTTATTTCAGCGGATGAGGAGTTCCGCCTCGCCGTCAACCTGAAAAAACACAAGGATGTGAAGGACGCCGAAAAACTGGTGATTTCCAACCTTCGTTTCGTTGTCAAGATTGCCTATGAATACAAGCACTACAATCTGAAACTGATCGACCTGATCCAGGAAGGCAATATCGGCCTCATGCACGCCGTCAAAAAATTCGACCCCTACAAGGGTTACCGGCTCATCTCCTACGCGGTCTGGTGGATCCGGGCCTATATTCAGAACTACATCATCCGCAGTTGGAGCATCGTCAAAATCGGCACAACCCAGGCCCAGCGGAAACTCTTCTTCAAGTTGAAGCGGGCGCGGAAGGAACTGGAGATCATGTCGGAAAAACATCCGGAACTCCGGGAAATCGCCGATTCCCTGAACGTCAAGGAAGCGGAGGTGGAGGAGATGGAACTGCGCCTGAAGAACCGGGATGTGTCGCTCAACGCATATTTGAGCGACGAGGAAGACACGACCTACCTTGATTTTCTGACCTACCAGGGGGAGGATCAGGAAGCGGAACTGATCCGGAAAGAGGAAATGGAACTGGTGCAGAAGAATATCTCGGGCGCTATGGCCAACCTGAACGAACGGGAAACATTCATCGTCAAACACCGCGTCATGTCCGACGAACCGCTGACTCTACAGCAAGTCGGCGATCGCTACAACATCACACGGGAGCGGGCCCGGCAGATCGAGAAGCAGGCTCTGAAGAAACTGCAACTGGCGCTCCCCTACCTGGAGAAGGAACGTCTTCTACTCAATTGA